A segment of the Geoglobus ahangari genome:
AGCAGGAGTATGGAGGGATCATAAGGCACGGGGCCAAGGTTCTGTACGCTTACAGCGAGGCCACAGTTCCGCTCGTCACGATAATCCTGAGGAAGGCCTACGGAGGAGCTTACCTCGCCATGGGGAGCAAGCACCTTGGCGCTGACGTGGTCTACGCCTACCCAACGGCAGAGATAGCCGTGATGGGGCCGGAAGGAGCGGCGGAGATCGTCTTCAGGAAGGAGATTGCCAAGGCTGACGATCCGGAGAAGGTCAGGCAGGAGAAGATACAGGAGTACAGGGAGAGGTTCGCCAACCCGTACAGGGCGGCGGCGAGGGGATACATAGACGACGTTATCGACCCCAAGTTCACGAGGGTCAAGGTGATCTCTGCCCTCAGAGTTCTCGAGACGAAGAGGGAGAAGCTCCCACCGAAGAAGCACGGGAACATACCCCTGTGAGGTGGTATTATGGGTCTGAATCCAGACGAGTTTGTTGCGGCCGTGATGGCGATCCACAAGTACCTCGAGGAGCACTCGGAGAAGCCCATCGAGATAAAGAGAGACCTCAGCTACTGGAAGATCGTCTCGAGGGTGCCGGGGTGGTAGAATGGTCAGGTACTCCGTCATAGTCAACGGCAAGAGGTTCGATGTTGAGGTGGAGGAGCTTTCCTCCAACAGATTTAAGGTCGTTGTGAACGGGAAGGAAGAGGAGATAGAGCTTTTCGAGGAGAGGAGAGCTGTAGAGGCCAAGGAAAAGGTCGAAGCGCCAGTCTCCGCAGGAAAGGCCGAGGGTGGAGAGGTCAAGGCGGAGATGTCCGGCAGCGTTGTGAGGATCCTCGTGAAAGAGGGCGAGGCGGTGAAGAAGGGGCAGCCCGTTCTGATCCTCGAGGCAATGAAGATGGAGAATGAGGTCGTCTCTCCAGCTGATGGAATCGTGGAGAGCATTGAGGTGAGGGAGGGAGACAAGGTTCAGGCTGGAGACGTGCTGATCAGGATAAGGGCCGAAGGTGGAGGCTCACCAGCCGAGAAGCCCAAGGCGGTTGAGGGTGACGGAACGCAGGTCAAGGCTGAGATGGCGGGAACGATCGTCAGGATCGTCAAGAAGGAGGGCGAGGCCGTAAAGTCCGGAGAGGCGGTCGTGATCCTCGAGGCGATGAAGATGGAGAACGAGATCTCCTCGCCGGTGGACGGTGTGGTTTCTAAGGTTTACGTCAAGGAGGGTGATAAGGTTCAGGCCGGAGACGTTCTGTTCTCCGTGTCTTGAGGAGGTGTTTTTATGAACAAGAGAGAGTGGGAGGAGAAGTACGTAAAGCCCCTGCTTGAGAAGGCTCCCGAAAGGAAGAGGGAGTTCAAGACGGCAAGCGGCTTTGTTGTTGACAGGCTCTACACTCCCGAGGACGTTCAGGTGGATTATGATTCAAAGCTCGGGTATCCGGGCGTGTACCCGTTCACGAGGGGAGTCTATCCAACAATGTACCGAGGAAGACTCTGGACGATGAGGCAGTACGCCGGCTTCGGAACTGCCGAGGAAACTAACAAAAGGTACAAGTTCTTGCTCGAGCAGGGACAGACCGGTCTCAGCGTCGCGTTCGATCTACCAACCCAGATTGGCTACGACTCCGATCACCCCATGGCCCTCGGAGAGGTAGGGAAGGTCGGAGTTGCGATAGACACCATAGAGGACATGCAGATCCTCTTCGACGGAATCCCACTCGACAAGGTGTCAACATCAATGACAATCAACTCCACCGCCGCGCAGATCTTGAGCATGTATGTTGCCGTTGCTGAGTCGCAGGGGGTTGACAGGAAGGTTCTCAGGGGGACGGTGCAGAACGACATGCTGAAGGAGTACATCGCGAGGGGAACCTACATCTTCCCTCCAGAGCCGAGCCTGAGGCTCGCGACGGACATAATCATGTTCTGCGCCAAGGAGATCCCCAAGTGGAACTCGATAAGCATTTCAGGTTACCACATGGAGGAAGCTGGAGCAACCCCGGTTCAGGAGGTCGCCTTCACTCTTGCAGACGGAATAGAGTACGTGCAGAGGGTCATCGACAGGGGGATGAACGTTGACGAGTTCGCTCCGAGACTCAGCTTCTTCTTCGCCGCAGGGAACAACCTCCTTGAGGAGGTGGCGAAGTTCAGGGCTGCAAGGAGGCTCTGGGCAAGGATAATGAAAGAGAGGTTCGGGGCGAAGAACCCGAGGTCCATGATGCTCAGGTTCCACGTTCAGACGGCGGGCTGCACCCTCACGGCCCAGCAGCCGGAGAACAACATAATCAGGGTCACCCTTCAGGCTCTCGCGGCAGTCCTTGGTGGTACGCAGAGCCTGCACACAAACAGCTACGACGAGGCCCTAAGCCTGCCGACCGAGAAGGCCGTTAGAATCGCCCTCAGGACGCAGCAGATCATCGCGGAGGAGAGCGGTGTGGCTGACGTCATAGACCCGCTTGGCGGAGCGTACTACGTTGAGTGGCTCACCGACAGGATAGAGGAGGAGGCGATGAAGTATATCGAGAAGATCGACGAGATGGGAGGAGTGATAAGGGCGATCGAGAGCGGATACATCCAGAGGGAGATACAGAGATCTGCGTACGAGAAGCAGAAGGCTATTGACGAGGGCGAGCTTGTGGTGGTCGGTGTCAACAAGTACAGGATAGAGGAGGAGCTCAACGTCGAGATCCTCAGGATCGATCAGGAGATGGTCAGGAAGCAGATAGAGAGGCTCAAGAGGTTCAGGGAGAGCAGGGACAGGAGCAAGGTTGAACAAGCTCTCGAGAGGCTCAAGAAGGCTGCAGAGAACCCGGACGAGAACCTAATGCCGTACATCCTCGAGGCGGTGAAGGCTAAGGCGACGCTGGGCGAGATGACCGATGCGCTGAGAGAGGTCTTTGGAGAGTACAGAGCTCCGCAAATCTTTTAAGTCCCTCTTTTTTACCCTTTTCCGGTGGTGCCTTGAAGGAGTGGCTGATCTATCTGATTCCCCCCATTCTCGGAGCACTGATTGGGTACCTCACCAACGTCATCGCCATAAAGCTCCTCTTTCACCCGAGAAAGCCCATAAATATCCTCGGTTTCAGGATTCAGGGCCTTGTTCCAGCAAAGAGCGAGGAGTTTGCGGTCAGGTTCGTGGAGCTCATAGAGGACTACGTGAAGAAGGAGGACTTCAGGGAGCTAATAGACGAGGCGATCGGCAAGACACTGAGGGAAAGCAAGCTCATGAAGTTCTTGATGAACCCGGTTATTGGGGCGATTCTCGAGAAGTACGGCTTCAAGGAGAGGATCTCCGAGCACATAGACGGTCTCGTGCAGAGGTCTCAGCTCCTGCTCAGCTCCGCGATAGTGGAGAACATGGACTTCAAGAGGTTCCTCGAGAAGAAGATAGCCGAGTTCAGCGAGGAGGAGGCGGAGCTAATCTTCAAGCGCTTTGCAAAGAAGGAGATGAGGTTCATAGAAATTTCCGGGGCCATCCTCGGCTTCCTAATCGGTCTCGTCCAGACCATCCTCCTCATTGTGGCATATTAGCACGTAGTGGTAGGGGTAGATATCCAGCGAGACAACGCTTGAGAAGTGCTTTTCAAGAAGCTCTCTCATCTCCTCCTCGCCTATCCTCTCATCGAGTAGAGGTCCAAAGTCCGTCTCGACTTTTTTCCAGTCTATAACGCATACGAACCTCGCAATCCTGCTCCACTCAACAAGCTCTTCCGGCTCGTCAACCTCGTGCAGAACGTTCGAAAAGAGGATGAAGTCCACCGGAAAGTCGAAGTCCACCGGCCTGTCTGACAGGATTGCACCCACATTTGCGATTCCCCTCTTTTCCATCTCCGCTCTCAGCGCCTCGACCATCTTCCACTCAGCGTCTATGGCATAAACCCTTCTGAAGTGCCTCGCCAGAACCTCCGTGAAGTAGCCGCTCCCTGCCCCGTAGTCTACTGCCGTGCCCCTCCTCCCCCTAACTCTGGAAATCACCTCCCTCTCGAACACGTCGGTGGGCATGATCTGCCTTCTCCTCTCGCTCCAGAGCTCTTCTGGCCTGCCAGAGAACCTGTGACCCATGCTCACACCTCAGAACTGCCTGACCGTGTGGACAATCCTGTGAACCGTGGTGATGAAGCTCAGCACCGCAATTATCCAGAGGGTCTCGACGTAGTAGCCGAGCAACAGTCCGATCATTATCAGCGCGATCCTCGTGTCCCTGCCTGCTATGCCCACCTTGCACTCTGCACCCTCAGCCTCCGCCATTGCCCTCGCGATGCTGACGCCGAAGGAGAAGGTTAGAGCCAAGAAGCCGGCAAGCCAGTAGCCTGCAGGGTTGAGGGCGACGATGGCGATGATGATTGCCGCGTCAACAAACCTGTCGAAGACCCTGTCGATGAACGCCCCGTACCTTGAAGTTTTTCCGGCCATCCTCGCAAGATCGCCGTCAACACAGTCGAAGATTTGAGAGATGAAGAGCAGAAGCACACCCTCATATATTCTGCCGATTGCCACGATGTATGCAGATATCAGGCCGAGGGCAAACGCGAAGTACGTTATCGTGTTTGGGTGCACGTCGAACCTCATCAGGAATCTCGCAATGGGCCTCGAGAACCTCCTGTAGACCACGTTTGTTATGACGTACTCGAACCTGATTCTACCACCTCCCGGACAAATTTATCGAAAAGACTTAAATAAATTTCAGTTCTCCTTTATCCATGCAGGCAGTCATTCTGGCAGCCGGAATGGGCTCAAGACTCGGAACGCTCACCGAAAAAATTCCCAAGGCCCTTATAGACGTTGGCGGTAAACCCCTCATCGCTCACTCCATAGAAATCCTCCGCGAGAGCGGTGTCAGGAGATTCGTAATCGTCACGGGCTACAGGGCGTACAAGATCAGGAGCTACCTTGAAGAGCATTACGACGACATAGACGTCGAGTACGTCCACAACCACAGGTACGAGACGACAAACAACATCTACAGCCTGTACCTTGCGGCCAAGCAGATCACCGGGCCATACTACATCCTGAACTCCGACATAATATTCCACCCCGGGATATTCAGGAACATCCACGAGAGCGAGAAGGAAAACCTGACGATATCCGTGGACTTCAGGGAAAACCTCGGGGAGGAGGAGATGAAGGTGGTTGTCGAGGATGAGAGGGTTGTCGAGATAAGCAAGAAGATTGACCCTGCAAGGGCGCACGGAGAGTACATAGGGATTACGAAGGTGACCGAGAGATCTGCGAGCGCTCTCGTCGAGTCGCTGGAGGAGACCATGGACGTGCATGGAAAGAGGGTGTTCTACGAGCACGCGTTTCAGATGATGATCGACAAGGGGCATGAGGTGAACTACGCCCCAACCTCCGGACTCGCGTGGACGGAGATAGACACGATTGAGGATCTTATTCATGCGAGGGAGGAGGTGTACCCTGCCATAGCTGGCAGGTAGTCTGCAGAACCTTTAATTATGTCCTCGTCAGAATTTCATTCGTGGTGGATGACAGGCTGCTGGAGGAACTGAGGCGAGACTTCTCGGGATTCGCTGAAAAGTGCCGGGGTATCGTGCTCTTCGGCTCACACGCCAAGGGAGAGGCAACAAAGAGGAGCGACGTTGACGTGTGCCTTGTAACTCCCGAGAAGGGAGTTTTCGATGCCGTTCTCTCCAAGCTTGGTGGAAAGTACGACATAAGGGTGTTCGAGGAGCTCCCATACCACGTCAGGGCCGACATAATACAGAACCACGTTCGGATTTACGCGAGAGACGATCTCGACATGTACTTCTACAAGCAGCTCAAGATCTGGAAGGACATGGAGCACAGGGTGAAGGAGAACGAATTCGAAAGCGTCTGGGAGAAGCTCAGGCTTCGGAGGAGGTGGATGAGTGAGAAGGAAAAGATACTTGGAGAAATTGGAGTGGATAGAGGAAGAAGTTAATTTCACGGCAGGAATGGATCTCAACGGGAATGTCGAGAGAAGGGCTGTGCTTTACTCGATTCTAACTGCAGTTGAGGCTGCGATGGACATAGTGGCAATGCTTCTGAAGGATCTGGGATTTGAAGTTGAGGATGACTACTCGAACATCAAAAAGCTTGTCGATGAGGGTGTTTTAAGCGAGGAAGACGCGGACTTGCTCAGGAGGTTCAATGGATTGAGAAACGCGATAGCCCACCACTACAACCATCTCGACCTTAAAAAGGTGGAGGGGGCAATTGAGAGCATGGGCGAGCTGCTGGACATTGCTGCCAGACTTGTGGAGGTCGCGGAAAAATTGGTGAAGTGAGATCACTTCTTCGCCTGCTCCACTATGATCTCGTAGTCTTTCTCGATCTCCTTCAGGAACATCTCCTTCGTGAACCCGTTTTTGTAGGCGAGCAGCGTGGCTCCTCCCGCACCCACTCCTTCCTTGACGAAGCCCTCGGCATACGCTCTCAGACCCGGCTTCACAGACTCTCCAAGCCCCGGATCGCTTGCGATCACATCCGTCGCGGCTATCTCCGCTATGTCCGCGGTGCTGTCCTCGGCCACATAAACGGTTGTGGCGATGTGGATCTCCTTTGCCTCATCAATCGCCCTTATGACCTGAGAGGCTGCGGCCATCTGCGTGCCTCCTGCGAGAATTACCGGCTTTCTCGATCCAAGAGCAATTCCAGTTACGGCGAGAAGCACCGGATCCCCGACTTCTGCGAGAATTTCGAGTGGATCGCTCGAGTTGATCCTGCTGACGGCCTTTTCTATAACCTGCCTCTTCACTTCCACCGGGTTTTCGGGCATGCTCGACGAGACCTTCGCCTCAACACCCATGGCCTTCAGAACCGCTCCAGCCGTGGTCGTGCCTGCTGGAATGCTCTCTCCAATCATCAGCACCTCGAACCTCTTCGAGAACTCCCTGCCGAGAATCTTCGCGTACTCGAAGGCCTCAACAGCAGCTTCAAGCTCCATGGCCTTGCCCTCAGCGATGTTGTTGCCCACAGGCGCGTTTATGCTGTAGTAGGGAATCTTCGGCTTCACCATTAGGCCGCTGTCCACCACGAAGAGAGGTGTTCCGAGGAGCCTGAGTGCGGTGTACGTTATCAGCGCAGGAGTCGGCTTTCCGTCAGGAGTTGCGGGAGGGAATGGAATGCTCTTGCAGTGGCCGTAGTAGAGCAATTCCGCATCGGCAGGTGGCGTGAACTTTATAAGCTCCGGGCTCTCTCCAGCAACAGTTATCCCCTGAATCTCCGCAGTCCTCGTGTTGCCTATGCACAGCAGAAACGCCACATCCCTCTCGAGCAGATGGGAGAAGTCCTCGCCCTTCACGACCCTGTAGCTCATAGCCGTAACTCGATGCACGGTAATAAAAGGTTTGGTTTTGTAATACATACGTAACACACAATTGCCGGGGCTGAAAGTTAAATAGTTTGGCGTCGAATGTCAGCTTGCATGGAAGGATGGCTGATTGATGCGGATTACGTCACGGAAAACGATAGGGCTGTTGTTAGGCTCTGGTGCAAGGATGATGAGGGCGTGTTCATAGTCTACGACAGGAACTTCACCCCCTACTTCTACGTCATCCCATACGAGGACTTCGATCCGATGAGGGTTGAGGTGGAGGCGAGAAACAGGATCATCACCCCTCAAAGTGCCGAGGTTGTGGAGAAGAAGGTGTTTGGGAAGGTGATAAGCGTTTACAAGATCTACGCGAAGCACCCTCAGGACGTTCCCAAGCTGAGGGAGGAGTTCAAAAAGTACGGAGATGTCAGGGAGGCGGACATCCCCTTCGCCTACAGGTACCTGATCGACAGGGATCTGGCGTGCATGGACGGGATAAGGGTTGAGGGGAAGGTCAGGCTTGAGAGGGGGATAAGGGTCGTTGAGGCCGAAAGCGTTGAGAGGGTCAGGAAAGCCGGCTTCCCCGAGCTCAAGGTTCTGGCATTTGACTGCGAGATGCTGTCAGAGTTCGGGATGGCAGACCCGGAGAAGGATCCGGTCATAATAATTGGCGTTAAGATGGGGGATTACGAGGAGATAATCCACGGTGAGGAGAGGGAGATAATCTCCAGATTCGTGAAGGTGATCAGGGAGCTCGACCCCGACATAATCGTGGGCTACAATCAGGACGGCTTCGACTGGCCATACCTGAGGAAAAGGGCGGAAAAGCTGTCCGTCAGGCTTGCTGTTGGCAGAGACGGAAGCGAGCTGACGTTCAGGGGCGGAAGACCCAAGATGACCGGCAGACTCAACGTTGATCTCTACGACATAGCGATGAGGCTGGACGTGAAGGTGAAGAAGCTCGAAAACGTTGCCGAGTTCCTCGGCAGGAAGGTGGAGATTGCTGACATTGAGGCCAAGGACATCTACCGAAAGTGGGTCTCTGGAGATAAGGAGAGCGTGTTCAGATACTCGAGGCAGGACATACTCAACACGTACTTCATCGCAGAGGAGCTGCTGCCAATGCACTACGAGCTTTCGAAGATGATTCGCGTTCCGGTTGACGACATAACGAGGATGGGCAGGGGGAGGCAGGTGGACTGGCTTCTGCTGAGCGAGGCCTACAGGCTCAATGAACTTGCGCCAAATCCCAAAGAGGTTGAGGAGAGCTACGAAGGAGCTTTCGTCCTCGAGCCGAAGAGGGGGCTGCACGAGAACGTTTACTGTCTGGACTTCGCCTCCATGTATCCGTCGATCATGATCGCATACAACATCTCTCCAGACACCTACGTTGCGGGAAAGTGCGAGGACTGCTTCGTCTCTCCCGAAGTGGGTCACAAGTTCAGGAAGAAGCCGGATGGATTCTTCAAGAGGATTCTGCTCGACCTCATTGGCAGGAGGAGGGAGGTCAAGCAGAGGATGAAGGAGGTGGACAGGGAAAGCCTCGAGTACAGGCTCCTCGACATAAAGCAGCAGACCCTCAAGGTTCTGACCAACTCATTTTACGGGTACACGGGCTGGAGCGGAGCGAGGTGGTACTGCAGGCAGTGCGCTGAGGCCACTACTGCTTGGGGAAGGCACTTCATAAAGAAGTCCGCGGAGATCGCGAGAAGCATGGGCTTCGAGGTTTTGTATGGAGACACGGACAGCATATTCGTGAGGAAGGACGCACCTCCAGAGCAGCTCGAGAGGGAGGTGGAGGAGCTCATTGAAAGAATAACCCGCGAGCTGCCCGTGACTATCGAGGTGGATGAGGTCTACAGGTCCATATTCTTCGTTGAAAAGAAGAGGTACGCCGGTCTGACAAGCGATGGAAGAGTAATCGTCAAGGGGCTCGAGGTGAGGAGGGGGGACTGGTGCGAGCTGGCGAAGGAGGTTCAGAGGGAGGTCATAGAGATTATCCTCAGGGACAAGGATCCGGAGAAGGCCCTCAGGTTCGTCAGAGAGGTTATAGCGAACATAAAGTCCGGAAAGTACGACCTCGAGAAGTTCGTGATATACAAGGGTCTGACGAAGAAGCCCTCGAAGTACGAGAGCATGCAGGCTCACGTAAAGGCTGCGCTAAAGGCGAGGGAGTTCGGGTTCGTTTATCCTGTCGGAACCAAGGTGGGGTATGTGATTCTGGAGGGCAGCGGGAACATAGGTGACAGGGCATACCCTCTGGAGCTGATCGAGGGATTTGACGGGGAGTTTGTGGAGATAAAGACAAAGCACGGCACCGAAAAGAGGAGGCTTGACAGGGACTACTACATAAACAACCAGGTCATTCCCAGCGTGCTGAGGATACTCGAGCGCTTTGGCTACAACGAGCTGTCGATAAAGGGCAACACACAAAAAACCCTCGACGCATTCTTCGGTTAGGCATGATGCAGGTGCACAGGCTGGGTGATGTTGAGAGGGTGGGGATCGGAACGGAGATAGGCGGGAGAGTGCTCCTGACCGCATCATTCTACGTTTATTCAGACCTCGTTTTTGACTCGGGATGCTCGAACGTGAGGGGCGAGGTGGCCGAATGGCTGAAGGAGAGGGGCTTTGAGGCAGTTTACCTGACCCACCACCACGAGGATCACTCTGGAAACGCCGCGCTGTTCGACGAGATCTGTGCAGGAGACAAGACGGCCGAAATCCTTGCCTCAGGCCTTGAGATCCCAGACTACAGGAAGGCCGTCTGGGGAGACGTTGAGAGAGTTCCAGCAAGCAAATTCAGGAAGCCCGATGTAGAGCACATCCACACCCCCGGACATTCGGAAGATCACGTCGTTTACTTTGCAGACGGTTACGCGTTCATTGGCGATCTGGTTCCTGCCAGAAGGATTTTCGTCGCCCTGAGGGGTGAGAACTTCGCCCGGATAATTGAGTCTCTGGAACGGGTGCTCGAGCGGGACTTCGAGGTTGCGTTTGGAGGGCACGGGATTTACAGCAGGGAGGAGGTGGAGGAGTATCTGAGCTACCTGAAGGATAGGAGAGCGAGGTGCGTGGAGCTCTACGAGATGGGCGAGTCCTGGATGGAGATCTACAGGAAGGTGTTCGGTGAGCCGGGCGAGAAGGCCATGATGTTTGAGGCGGTTAGCGGGGGAGAGTGGTCGAGGGAGAACCTTGTCAGGGCTATGGTCGGGGTGGATGGGCATGAGGGTTATAGTGGGCTCGAAGAATCCAGCGAAGGTTGCCGGAGTTAAAAGGGCGTTCAGCAGCTTCTTTGGAGATGTGGAGGTTGAGAGCACGGAGGCAGAATCTGGTGTGGGTAATCAGCCGTTCAATGGGGAGACGATACTCGGCGCGGTAAACAGGGCGAGAAACGCCTACAGAAAGGGCTTCGACTTCTCTGTTGGGGTTGAGGCGGGTTTGTTTGAGTTCCCGCACACGCTTACGGGCTACGTGGACTTTCAGGTGGCCTGCGTGTACGACGGAGAGAGGCACACCCTCGGATTCGGCCCGGGATTCGAGTACCCTCCCCAGGTTGTCAGGGATGTTCTCTCTGGCAGGGAGGTGGGCGAGGTGATGGCCGAGCTGACGGGCATCGAGAACCTCGGCAAGAGGTTCGGTGCCATTGGGTTCCTCACGGGAAAGAGGGTGGTGCGAAGCGATTTGACCGAGATCGCTGTAACCATGGCGCTGATACCCTGGGTAAACAGAGATCTGTACGGAATTGAGCCATGAGCCTGATCGCACCCTTTGACCCCTGGAAGTCAAGACTCTGCACATGCCCGCCCAAGTTCTCCCTCAACCCGTACACGGGCTGCGACCACAGGTGCAGGTACTGCTACTCGACCTACATCCCCAACTTCTTCAGGGCGAGACCGAAGAAGATGCTCCTCTCAAGGCTCGAGAAAGAGCTCAGAAAGCTTCCGAGCGGCTCGCTCATATCGATGTCCAACAGCTCCGACCCCTACCCGCCAGCCGAGAGGGAGCTTGAGCTGACAAGGAACGTGCTGAGGCTGATGGCAGAGAGAGATCTGAGGGTGCTTGTGATAACCAAGAGCGACACGGTTGTGAGGGATGCAGATATTCTCAGGAACATGAGGGCTGCGGTTGCGATAACGGTGACGACCCTGAACGAGGAGGTGGCAGAGAAGGTAGAGCCCAACGCTCCTGAGCCGAAGCGGAGGATAAAGGCTCTCAAAAGGCTGAAGGAAGAGGGAATCCCAGTGATCCTCAGACTCGACCCGGTGATGCCCGGGATAAATGAAGACGACATCGAGCGCGTGCTTGAAGCTGCAAGCTTTGTTGATCACGTGGTCTCGTCCACCCTCAAGCTCAGGGGAGACTCCTACTCCAGAATGGTGAGCGCGTTTCCGGAACTCAAAGAGGTTTACAGGAGGATGTACTTCAGGGAGGGGGAGAGGATTGGTGGCAGCTGGTACCTCAGAAAGGATTTGAGGGAGAATCTTCTGAGAAGGGTTGCGAAAAAGTGCGAGGAGCTTGGCATTAGCTACGCGTTCTGCAGAGAGGGAATATCTTTCAGGGCGAGAAGCTGCGACGGCTCTCATCTCGTGCCGTAGCTATTGTTCAGCTGATAAATCAGCGTCTTGCACCGGGTGTTCGCTCATCAGTTATCGTCGTGAGTCTGAGAGACTCAGAAGATATTCCAGATCATGCTGCCAGCCACAACAGCGTATGAAACCGCGTTCAGGATCGCTGACATGGAAAGGCTCCCTGTAATGCCCTGTTTGATGGCCACATGGTAAACAAGCCCCTCGATAACCGTGGATAGCACGTATGCGAGCAAAAACCAGATCGCGATCTCCACCTTATAGGGGCCAGGAACGATCAGACCCGCGAGGGAGCTGATGATGTTCGCGATGACTATCAGCAGCAAACCCCTGCCGGCTGAGATCCTGATGCCGAGCCTGTCCTTCAGAGCATAAAAGGCGAGCGCCTCTGAGAGAAT
Coding sequences within it:
- a CDS encoding MBL fold metallo-hydrolase encodes the protein MMQVHRLGDVERVGIGTEIGGRVLLTASFYVYSDLVFDSGCSNVRGEVAEWLKERGFEAVYLTHHHEDHSGNAALFDEICAGDKTAEILASGLEIPDYRKAVWGDVERVPASKFRKPDVEHIHTPGHSEDHVVYFADGYAFIGDLVPARRIFVALRGENFARIIESLERVLERDFEVAFGGHGIYSREEVEEYLSYLKDRRARCVELYEMGESWMEIYRKVFGEPGEKAMMFEAVSGGEWSRENLVRAMVGVDGHEGYSGLEESSEGCRS
- the yjjX gene encoding inosine/xanthosine triphosphatase; the encoded protein is MRVIVGSKNPAKVAGVKRAFSSFFGDVEVESTEAESGVGNQPFNGETILGAVNRARNAYRKGFDFSVGVEAGLFEFPHTLTGYVDFQVACVYDGERHTLGFGPGFEYPPQVVRDVLSGREVGEVMAELTGIENLGKRFGAIGFLTGKRVVRSDLTEIAVTMALIPWVNRDLYGIEP
- a CDS encoding SPL family radical SAM protein, with product MSLIAPFDPWKSRLCTCPPKFSLNPYTGCDHRCRYCYSTYIPNFFRARPKKMLLSRLEKELRKLPSGSLISMSNSSDPYPPAERELELTRNVLRLMAERDLRVLVITKSDTVVRDADILRNMRAAVAITVTTLNEEVAEKVEPNAPEPKRRIKALKRLKEEGIPVILRLDPVMPGINEDDIERVLEAASFVDHVVSSTLKLRGDSYSRMVSAFPELKEVYRRMYFREGERIGGSWYLRKDLRENLLRRVAKKCEELGISYAFCREGISFRARSCDGSHLVP